DNA sequence from the Pedobacter sp. W3I1 genome:
CTCCAATAAGCTCCTTATACCTGCTGATCTCAGTGGTCATCGCGTATTTCTGTAGAAGCGCAACCAGGTACATGATCAGATAAGCAATCCCCAGATAAAGGTTTACCGATACAAAACGTGCTATCCAGGTGCTTAAGGAGTCGCGGAACGCAGGCAGAATACTTACAGCAACGGCAAATGGGCCCAAGATAATCAGTATGGTGGAATAGATAATCTGGATCATAAAGATCACATAGGTTGCCAGTCTCAATATCCAGATCCCGAGCAGTTCCAGCAATTGGGTTAGCAGGAGCTGCATTCCGATCTTCAGACGGTTCTTTAGTTCTATTACTGGACTCACCACTGTGGACATTCCCTCCTTGACCGTACTGGTCACAGAATCCCAGGCTCTGCCCATCCAGGTATCAGACTCCTTTTCGGCCATTTCAGTCTCTGCCTGAAAACTGTATAGGGAGTTGGCGACCTTCTGCATATAATCAGCTCGGATAAGCCTGAGCGTATTGACCTCGGCCTGCTCACTGTTGAACATGGTTTCGGTCCGGGCGGCCACGAGGTCAGTTGGAAAAGCGATCATCTTTACAAACGCTCCCCACCATAGTATGATCATGACCAGACCAAAAGGCCTTAACAGGGGCATAATTTCCAGTTTTTTATCACCTGCTATCATTTCATAGGATTTGATCGCAAAAAAGATGATCATAAAGATCGCAGCCAAAGCCTTGGCATCCGCAATGAACATATCAAAATGTGTCCATATCGAATCCTTTAACCCCTTCAGGATCACCATCACCCCTTCTTCATAGACCCCGTTTCCCTGAAGAAATTCAAAGGATTTTCGATAATCGCTGGTCTGCCCGAACGCAAGACCAGCGCTGAGCATGACCATGCCTAACAACAACATCTTTTTCATTTCGCTTTTTGGTTTAATATTTTCTTTTATTAAGGATTTCTTTTGCGGTCCACACGTCTGATTCCGGTGTCCAGCCATCTATTTTTACTACCTGATCGTTCAGGTTCTGTCTTACCTTAACCCTTGCAGGTTCCCGGGCAGCCGCAATCACCTTATCGGCCCATAGTGCTGATATTTTGCGATATTCAGCTAGCAGCCTGTGATAGGATAAAATTCTCGCGCCCCTTTCCAGCGTCGTTGTCCGGGCCGCTTCCAGCCTTTGCGAAAGGATAGCTACCTCCCGTTTGTACCAGTCCAGGCCACCGCTGGAAATGACCTTCTCCCTCGCCATCTGGGGAACTGCCGCCATTGCCTCTCCGGGATCAAAATCAGTTACCCCTTTTAGCTGACGTGAATAATAAAGTATCCATAAGGGATCTGTGGCCGAAAGCA
Encoded proteins:
- a CDS encoding plasmid transfer protein, whose translation is MKKMLLLGMVMLSAGLAFGQTSDYRKSFEFLQGNGVYEEGVMVILKGLKDSIWTHFDMFIADAKALAAIFMIIFFAIKSYEMIAGDKKLEIMPLLRPFGLVMIILWWGAFVKMIAFPTDLVAARTETMFNSEQAEVNTLRLIRADYMQKVANSLYSFQAETEMAEKESDTWMGRAWDSVTSTVKEGMSTVVSPVIELKNRLKIGMQLLLTQLLELLGIWILRLATYVIFMIQIIYSTILIILGPFAVAVSILPAFRDSLSTWIARFVSVNLYLGIAYLIMYLVALLQKYAMTTEISRYKELIGENGEAANLEKMAWFAGNGILSFGTVIVSFLIGAICMFTVPSISTWIISTSGISSAASNFGRGSQTVIGMAKKATGKFF